Genomic DNA from Thermobifida alba:
GCTCCAGCCACGGCTCGCCCAGCGCGGTGAACTCGCTCTTGAGCCAGCCGCTGACCACGTTGATGGCGATCCGGCCGTGGGTGAGGTGGTCGGCGGTGGCCACCCACTTGGCCAGCACGCCCGGGTGCCACAGGCCGGGGTGCACCGCCGCGATGACCCGCAGCCGCTCGGTGGCCAGGGCGAGGGCCAGGCTGAAGCTGGTCGACTCGTGCTGGTGGTCCGCGCCGTAGCTGGCGATGTAGCGCACCTGGGTGAGCGCGTACTCGAAGCCGTTGTTCTCGGCGAGGACCGCCAGCTCGCGGTTGTAGTCGTAGCCCCAGTGGGTGCGCTGCTCGATGGTGCTGGTGACCAGGCCGCCGCTGACGTTGGGGACCCAGTAGGCGAACTTCAGGGGTTCGGGGACGGGTGACTGGTCGGACACGGTGGTGCTGTTCCTTTCGGGGGTCGGGGCGGCCGCGGGGCCGCACCACCAGATATACCAACTTTCCCTACTGAAAAAGTAGGTTTTTGGGAGAAGGCCGGGCCCGGGCAAGGACGTGGCCGGTCGTGGCCGAAGAGGGCTCAGCGCGGCGTCACAGCGCCGCGAACCCGCCGAAGGAGCCGCGGTGGTAGAGGAGCGGGGGCCGGGAGGCGTCGTGGACCGCGCTGTGCACCACGCGGCCCACCACCAGCCAGTGGTCGCCGATGAGCTGGGTGTCGTACCTGCGGCACACCAGCCGCGCGGCCACCCCCTCCAGGGCGGGCGTCCCGTCCAGGCCGTAGGACCAGCGGGTCGGCGGCGCGAAGCGGTCCACGCCCTTGGCCGCGAAGCGCGCCGCCAGGTCGGCCTGGTCCTCGCCCAGCAGGTGCACGCTGAAGGAGTCCGCCCGGCTCAGGTGCGTCCACGTCGACGAGGTGGTGGCGATGTAGAAGGAGACCAGCGGCGGGTTGAGGCTGACGCTGGTGAAGGACGTGGCGGTCAGCCCCACCGGCCGGCCCGCGACGTCGGCCGTGACGATGACGACCCCGGCGGGGTGCTGGCGCAGGAGCTGGCGGAACTGCTCGGCGCTGACCTCGTCGCGGGGCTGCGCGGGGCGCAGGGCGGTGTCGGGGTTGCCCATCGGGACCTCCTCGGTGTGCGGTCTGGTGGGAGCCGGGGCGGTCACACGGCCGCCCGGCTGCGGCGGGGCGAGCGGATCTGGGGCGCGACCCGCTCGGCCCAGGGAGCCAGCACGGCGTCCAGGTCGGGGCCGGAGGCCCCGTCGCGCGGAACGGTGTCCTGGAGGACGGCCAGGCCGGGGGAGGGCACGTGCGCGCCGAGCTCGACGAGCAGCGGGCGCAGGTGGACCTCCACGGCGAGTGTATGGGCGGGGGATCCCATGACCAGCAGGGGCAGGGCGGTGACGCCGGAGAGGGCGCCGCCGGGCAGCAGGTCCAGGAAGACCTTGAGCAGGCCGGTGTAGGTGGCCTTGTAGGTCGGGCTCGCCACGACGAGCAGCTCGGCCCCGGTCACCCGCTCCAGCGCCTCGGCGACCTCCGGGGGAGGACCGGGCAGGAGCAGGGACGGGGCCAGGGCGGCCAGGTCGACGAGGTCGGGGTCGCCCGGCAGGCCCAGGGCCGAGGCCACGTGGCGGGCCGCGGCCAGCGCCGCGGTGGCGGTGCGGGACCCCGGGCGGGGGTTCCCGACGAGGACGGTGACGGACACGGTGGTTTCTCCTGTTCTCAGGTCGTGGCGGCCGGGACCCGCGGGGCGCCCAGGAAGGGCACGTGCGCGGACGCGGCCTCGGGCCCGGCTCCGGGATGCTGCCACAGGCCGCGCCTGCGCAGCAGCGGCAGGACCCCCTCGCCGAACCAGTAGGCCTCCTCCAGGTGGGGGTAGCCGGAGAGGACGAACTCGGTGATGCCCAACCGGTGGTACTCCTCGATGCGGTCGGCCACCTCGGTGTGGCTGCCCACGAGGGCGGTTCCCGCTCCGCCGCGGGCCAGCCCGACGCCGGCCCACAGGTTGGGGTGGACCTCCAGGTTGTCGCGGCGGCCGCCGTGCAGGGCGAGCATGCGGCGCTGCCCCTCGGACTCGCTGCGCGCCAGCCCCGCCTGGATCTGCGCCACGGTGTCGGCGGGTAGGCGCTCCAGCAGCCGCTCGGCCTCGCGCCAGGCCTCGGCGGAGGTGTCGCGGGTGATGACGTGCAGGCGGATCCCGTACTCCAGGCTCCGCCCGGCCTCGGCGGCCAACTGCCGCACCCGGTCGAGCTTGTCGGCGACCGCCGCGGGCGGCTCGCCCCAGGTCAGGTAGGTGTCGACGCGGCGCGCCGCCACCCGGAGCGCGGCGGGGGAGGAGCCGCCGAAGTAGAGGCGGGGCCGGGGGTCGGGGGGACGGTGCAGCGCCGCCCCCTCGACCACCAGGTGCTCTCCGCTGAAGTCGACGGTCCGGCCCTCCCACAGCCGGGTCACGATCCGCAGGAACTCGTCGGTGCGGGCGTAGCGTTCCTCCTTGTCGAGGAAGTCGCCGTAGGCGCGCTGCTCCGCGCTCTCCCCGCCGGTGACCACGTTGAGCAGCAGGCGGCCCCCGCTGAGCCGCTGGTAGGTCGCGGCCATCTGCGCGGCCAGGGTGGGCGAGACCAGCCCGGGGCGGAAGGCCACCAGGAACTTCAGCCGCTGGACCGTGCCCAGCAGCGACGCGGTGGTCACCCAGGCGTCCTCGCACCAGGCGCCGGTCGGGGTCAGCACCCCCTCGAAGCCCAGTTGCTCGGCGGCCCGGGCCACCTGGAGGAGGTAGCCGAAGGACGGCTCCCGGGAGCGCCACGCCGAGGCGGTCTCCGTGACGGGGTCGACGATGCCACGGCTGTCGCCCTGGGTGGGCAGGAACCAGTGGAACGTCAGGGACATGAGGTGTTTCCTTCCGGGATCGGAGCGGTCCGCGCAGGCGGGGGAGCCCCCGGGGCGGGGGTCACCGGGGCCGGTAGACGTAGCCGACCCGCCGTACGGTGACCAGCCGGTCGCCCAGGTCGCCGAGCTTGCGGCGGATCCGGTGGACGTGGACGTCCACCGACCGGGCCGTGGTGGGCGATCCGGGCGACCAGACCTGGTCCAGCAGCTCCTGGCGGGTGAACACCCGCCCCGGCGCCGCGACCAGGTGCGCCAGGAGGCGGAACTCCTGGTAGGAGAGGGACACGGGGACGCCGCGCACCCACACCCGCCACGAGGCCCGGTCGATGACGAGGGAGTCGTCCGCGGAGCCGCCGTCGGCGGGGACCCCGCCGACGGTCGACGCCTCCACGACGTGGCCGACGACGACCATGACTCTGCGCAGATCCTCCAGGGGGATCACGCCGAGCAGCCGCTCCTCGTCGTGCCGGGACGGCACGGCGTCGGCGCGGAGCACCGGGCGGTGGGTGTCGCTGGTGGTCATGACACCATCATGGGCCAATAACCCAATTAAGTCTACCTGTTTAGTCGGTTTTTATGCCGGGGGTCCGCCGGACCGGCCGCGCAGGCCCTCTCCGCCCGCTCCGGCGGCGGGCCGGAGTTGGGTAGGCTGCGCTGGGATCGGCGCGGCGGCGCGGCCGGTCGCGCCGCGGGCCGACACGGAGGAGCACGCGATGGCGGAGGAGTCCCGTCCGGCGGGAGCCCAGGCGGTGGTGCGGGCGCTGCGGGTGCTGCACTGCTTCCGCGACCACGGGCCCGAGCTCGGGGCGACCGACATCGCCCGCATCCTGGACCTGCGGACCAGCACCGCACACCGACTGGTGCGCACCCTGGCCGCGGAGGGGTTCCTGGAACAGGCCCCCGGCACCGCCCGCTACCGGCTGGGGGCCTCCGTCGCCGAACTGGGGCAGGTGCTCTACCGGCAGCGCGGGCTCCACCGGGCCGAGCCGCTGCTCGCCAGCCTGGCCGAGGTCACGCGGACCTCTCCCGGCCTGGCCGTCCACAGCGGGCGGCGCGCCGTCGTCGTCGTGGGCGGCCCCGCCGACCCCGAGTCCGGACTCGGGGTGAGCATCCCCCTGCACGCCTCGGCGATGGGCAAGGTCCTGGTCGCCTGGAACCCCGACTTCGACGTCGCCGACCTGGGCGAGCTGCCCGCGCTGACCCCGCGGACCATCACCGACCCCCGGCGCCTGCGCGCCGAGCTGGAGCGGGTGCGCGAACGCGGCTACGCCCTCAACGACGAGGAGCAGGCCCTCGGCAAGCGCACGGTCGCCGTGCCGCTGGCCGACGAGTACGGCCAGGTCCAGATGGCGCTGGCGCTGCGCGCCGACACCGAGGGGCTGCCGCTGGAGCGCGTCCCCGAGCTCGCCGAGATCGGGCGCGAGTACGCGCTGGCCTTCCAGCGGGTGCTGCTGCGCCCCGCCCGCTGAGTCCGGCGGACCACGGACCCCTGTGACCTGGGCCTCTTTGTCGCCCTATTTCCTATAAAACCTACTGAATAAGTTGACAATCCCATTATGTGGGAAATACGGTGTGCCTGCCCGTCCGACACGAAGCGCGCCGCCGCCCCGCGGCTGCCCGGCGCCTCGCCCCCGTCCGTCACCACCCCTTGGAGGCCCCATGGCCGAGGAAGTCCTCTGGTACGTCGTTCCCCAGGACGGCCCCTACCCCTGGGAGCCCGAGGGACGCAGGGAGGTCGACCGCGAGTACCTGCAAGACCTCGCCCGCAGCATCGACCGGCTCGGCTACTCGGGAGCGCTGCTGGCCACCGCCGCCCACGACGTGTGGATCCTGGGCGCCGCCCTGGCCGACGTCACCACCCGGCTGCGCCCCCTGGTCGCGGTCCACCCCGGGCTCATCTCACCCGTGCTGCTGGCCAAGATGGCCCTGACCTTCGACCACCTCTTCGGCGGGCGCCTGGCCGTCAACGTCATCAACGGCGACACCCGCACCCTGAGCACCTACGGCCTGCACCTGGACCACGACGAGCGCTACGCGCTGGCCCGCGAGTACTGGTCGGTGTTCCGGCGGCTGACCGCCGGGGAGACCGTGGACTTCCACGGCGACCACATCGACGTCACCGGCGCCGGCAGCGGGTTCGGCCTGGAACCGGTGTAGCGGCCGCACGTCCCCCTGTGGTTCGGCGGCTCCTCCGAACCCGGCCTGGACCTGGCCGCCGAACTCGTCGACGTCTACCTGTCCTGGGGAGAGCCCCCGGCCCAGCTCAAGGAGAAGATCGACCGGCTGCGCGCCAAGGCCGCCCGCCACGGCCGCACCCTGCGCTTCGGCCTGCGCGTCCACCTCATCGTCAAGGACACCGACGCCGAGGCGTGGGCCTACGCCGACCACCTGCTCAAGGTCACCCGGCCCGAGACCTTCGCCCGCCAGATCGACCTGGCCAGGAGGTCCGACTCCGTGGGCCAGAGCCGCCAGGTGCAGTCCCACCGGGGCCGCGTCCCCGACCGGGCCAAGGACATCGAGGTCTACCCCAACGTCTGGCCCGGGATGGGACTGCTGCGCCCCGGCCCCGGAACCGCCCTGGTCGGCTCGCACGCCAGCGTCGTCGAACGCCTCCAGGAGTTCGAGGCCCTGGGCGTGGACACCTTCATCCTCTCCGGCAACCCGCTGCTGGAGGAGGCCCAGCACATCGCCGAGACGATCCTCCCCCACCTCGGCGTCCCCGCCCCCCGGCCCTGACCGCACACCCCCGTCACGGAAGCGAACACTCCCATGAACCCCTTCACCCGAAGCGCCGCCGCGGCGCTGACCCTGCTGACCGCCGCCCTGGCCCTCACCGCCTGCGGGCCCGAGGAGGAGTCCCCCTCCGGCGGAGCGGTCATCCGCATCGGCGACCCCGGCAACGTCGGCCCCCTCGCCTACGCCAAGCGCGAGGGCATCTTCGAGGACCGCCTCGCCGAGGTCGGCGCGACCATCGAGTGGGGCGGCTCCTACGCCTCCTTCACCGCCGCCTCCGACGCCCTCAAGTCCGGCGACCTCAACGTCCAGCAGGGCGCCGTCTCCCCCGCGGTCGGCTCCCTGGCCAGCACCGACGACCTGCGCATCTTCATCGTCGCGGACCTCGTCGGCGACCCCGCGCCGCTGCGCGACGGCCTCGTGGTGCCCCCCGACAGCGACATCCGGACCGTCGCCGACCTGAAGGGGCGCAGGGTCGCCGTCAACCAGGCCGGAAAGGGCGAGTACCTGCTGCTGCGCGCCCTGGAGGCCGAGGGCGTCGACCCCGACGAGGTCGAACGCGTCTACCTCAACCCGCAGGAGGGGGCGGCGGCCTTCGCCTCCGGCAAGGTGGACGCCTGGTGGGCGATCGTGGACGCCTACCCCGAGGCCGTCGCCAACGGCGCCAGGACCGTCGTCACCAGCCGGGACATCGACGACGCGGACCTCAACGTCTTCGTCGCCCGCAAGGACCTGCTGGAGGAGCACCCCGAGGCCGCCGAGGTGTTCTTCGAGGTCCTCAACGAGCTCATCGAGGAGGGCCGCAGCCGGCCCGAGAAGTTCCAGAACGTGTTCCTCGACCAGGGCCCCACCGCCCTGGACGGCGACCGCCTCGCCGAGAGCGTCGAGCTGACCAGGGCCGCGACCTCCTACCGCTACCCCACCGAGGAGGACCTGGCCCGCATCGAGAGCGTCGCCGCGACCTTCGTCGACCACGGACTGCTCGACGGGCCGGTCAACGCCTCCGACATCGTCTTCGACCTGCCCGCCGCCCTGGACTGACCCAGACGCCCACCCGCCGGGAGCATCCCATGACCGTTCCGTCCCGACCGCTGCTCCACGACCCGCCCGGCTCCGCGGACGCCGCCGACCGCGCCCCGGCGGCGTCCGCCCTGGAGCGCCCCGCCCCCCTGCGGGGCCGCCGGCGCCACCCCGCGGTGTCGCCGATCCTGCGCGCCAGCGTCCCCGTGCTGCTGGTGGCCCTGTGGTGGTGGGGCACGGACGCCGGCCTCGTCGACCCCCGGGTGCTGTCCAGCCCGCCCGACGTGGTCGACGCGCTGCGCGAACTGGTGGCCACCGGCCAGCTCGCCGAGTTCCTGGCGGCCTCCTTCCGCCGGGCCGCGCTCGGCGTCGCCCTCGGAGTGGGCGCCGGACTCGTCCTGGGGGTGGCGGCCGGACTGTCCGCGCTCGCCGAGGAACTCGTCGACCCGTCCATGCAGATCGTCCGCGCCGTGCCGTTCCTGGCCCTGGTGCCGCTGTTCATCTCCTGGTTCGGCGTCGACGAGGCCTTCAAGGTCGTGCTCATCGCGGTCGCGGCCGTCGCCCCCATGTACGCCTACACCTACCTCGGCGTGCGCAGCGTGGACCGCCGGGTCGTGGAGGCGGCGCGGGGCTTCGGCCTGCGCGGCCCGCGGCTGGCCGTCGGCGTCATCATCCCCGGCGCGCTGCCCAGCATCCTCATGGCGCTGCGCATCTGCATGACGGTCAGCCTCACCGGGCTCATCGCCGCCGAGCAGATCGGCACCACCGCCGGGATCGGCTACCTGGTCACCCTGGCCCAGCAGTACTACCGCACCGACTACATGGTGCTGTGCATCGCCCTGTACGCGGTGCTCGGCCTGCTCATCGACCTGGTGATCCGGGTCCTGGAACGCGTCCTCATGCCCTGGCGCGGCCACGTCGCCGCCCGCTGACCCGCCCGCCCGAAAGGAAGCCATGGCCAGCCCGCCCGTTGCCGACCTGGCCGTCCAGGTCCGCGGACTGCGCAAGTCCTACGGCGCCCAGACCGTCCTGGACGGAGTCGACCTCGACATCCGCCGCGGCGAGTTCTTCGCCCTGCTGGGCCCCAGCGGCACCGGCAAGACCACCCTGCTGCGCGTGCTCGCCGGCCTGGAGACGCCCGACGCCGGCGAGGTCTGGGTGCCGCCCCGGCGCACCACCGTCTACCAGGAGCCGCGCCTGGTACCGGCCCGCCGGGTGCTCGCCAACGTCACCATCGGACAGCCCCGCGGCGCCGCCACCCGGCAGGCCGGCCTGCGCGCCCTGGCGGAGGTCGGCCTGGCCGACAAGGCCCGGGCCTGGCCCGCCACCCTCTCCGGCGGCGAGGCCCAGCGCGTCGCCCTGGCCCGGGCGCTCGTGCGCGACCCCGAACTGCTGCTCCTGGACGAGCCCTTCGCCGCCCTGGACGCGCTGACCCGGCTGCACATGCAGGACCTCGTGGCCGACCTGTGCGTCCGGCACCGCCCCGCGGTGCTGCTCGTCACCCACGACGTCGACGAGGCCGTCCGACTGGCCGACCGGGTCGCGGTGCTGCGCGGCGGGCGCTTCGTCCACGACGTGCGCATCGACGCCGAGCACCCCCGCGACCGCGACGACCCCGCCGTCCTGGCCCACCGCCGCGACCTCCTCGCCCGCCTCGGCGTGGGCACCGGACGCTGAACCCGCCACCCACCGGGAGGAACCCGTGACCACCACCGCACCCGCGAAACCCGCAGTGGACAAGATCTGGTACACCCGCTGCCCCGTCCCCACCGCCAGCGGCCTGGCCCACAACCTGGGCTGGCTCTCCGACGCCTTCGCCGCCCGGGGACTGCAGGTGGGCGTCCTGCAGGAGGCGCCCCCCGAGATCGCCCGCCACCACTTCGACCACCGGCTCCTCGGCCTGTTCCGCGAGGGCGGCAACGTGCCGGCCCTGGTCGCCAGGTCCGAGGGCGCACCGACCAGGCTGATCGGACTGACCTGGATCGACGAGGGGCAGGCCGTGCTCACCCGCCCCGACACCGGCATCGCCTCGCCCGCCGACCTCGCAGGGCGCCGCATCGCCGTGCCCGCCTGGGCCGACACCCGCGCCAAGAGCTTCCCCCGCGCCATGGCCCTGCACGGCTTCCGGGGCGCCCTGGCCCTGGCCGGGCTCACCCTCGACGACGTCGAGCACGTCGAGGTCCCCCCGACGCTGTCGGGCCGCCCGGAGCCGGACTCGCCGGCCCCGACCTGGCCGGGACTGGCCGAACTCGCCGCGGGCACCGTCGACGCGGTCTACGTCAAGGGCGCCCGGGCCGCCGAGGAGGCCGCGGCGATCGGCGCGACCGTGGCGGTCGAC
This window encodes:
- a CDS encoding NrtA/SsuA/CpmA family ABC transporter substrate-binding protein, whose product is MNPFTRSAAAALTLLTAALALTACGPEEESPSGGAVIRIGDPGNVGPLAYAKREGIFEDRLAEVGATIEWGGSYASFTAASDALKSGDLNVQQGAVSPAVGSLASTDDLRIFIVADLVGDPAPLRDGLVVPPDSDIRTVADLKGRRVAVNQAGKGEYLLLRALEAEGVDPDEVERVYLNPQEGAAAFASGKVDAWWAIVDAYPEAVANGARTVVTSRDIDDADLNVFVARKDLLEEHPEAAEVFFEVLNELIEEGRSRPEKFQNVFLDQGPTALDGDRLAESVELTRAATSYRYPTEEDLARIESVAATFVDHGLLDGPVNASDIVFDLPAALD
- a CDS encoding IclR family transcriptional regulator: MAEESRPAGAQAVVRALRVLHCFRDHGPELGATDIARILDLRTSTAHRLVRTLAAEGFLEQAPGTARYRLGASVAELGQVLYRQRGLHRAEPLLASLAEVTRTSPGLAVHSGRRAVVVVGGPADPESGLGVSIPLHASAMGKVLVAWNPDFDVADLGELPALTPRTITDPRRLRAELERVRERGYALNDEEQALGKRTVAVPLADEYGQVQMALALRADTEGLPLERVPELAEIGREYALAFQRVLLRPAR
- a CDS encoding LLM class flavin-dependent oxidoreductase; this translates as MSLTFHWFLPTQGDSRGIVDPVTETASAWRSREPSFGYLLQVARAAEQLGFEGVLTPTGAWCEDAWVTTASLLGTVQRLKFLVAFRPGLVSPTLAAQMAATYQRLSGGRLLLNVVTGGESAEQRAYGDFLDKEERYARTDEFLRIVTRLWEGRTVDFSGEHLVVEGAALHRPPDPRPRLYFGGSSPAALRVAARRVDTYLTWGEPPAAVADKLDRVRQLAAEAGRSLEYGIRLHVITRDTSAEAWREAERLLERLPADTVAQIQAGLARSESEGQRRMLALHGGRRDNLEVHPNLWAGVGLARGGAGTALVGSHTEVADRIEEYHRLGITEFVLSGYPHLEEAYWFGEGVLPLLRRRGLWQHPGAGPEAASAHVPFLGAPRVPAATT
- a CDS encoding ABC transporter ATP-binding protein yields the protein MASPPVADLAVQVRGLRKSYGAQTVLDGVDLDIRRGEFFALLGPSGTGKTTLLRVLAGLETPDAGEVWVPPRRTTVYQEPRLVPARRVLANVTIGQPRGAATRQAGLRALAEVGLADKARAWPATLSGGEAQRVALARALVRDPELLLLDEPFAALDALTRLHMQDLVADLCVRHRPAVLLVTHDVDEAVRLADRVAVLRGGRFVHDVRIDAEHPRDRDDPAVLAHRRDLLARLGVGTGR
- a CDS encoding flavin reductase family protein; the protein is MGNPDTALRPAQPRDEVSAEQFRQLLRQHPAGVVIVTADVAGRPVGLTATSFTSVSLNPPLVSFYIATTSSTWTHLSRADSFSVHLLGEDQADLAARFAAKGVDRFAPPTRWSYGLDGTPALEGVAARLVCRRYDTQLIGDHWLVVGRVVHSAVHDASRPPLLYHRGSFGGFAAL
- a CDS encoding NAD(P)H-dependent oxidoreductase, which produces MSVTVLVGNPRPGSRTATAALAAARHVASALGLPGDPDLVDLAALAPSLLLPGPPPEVAEALERVTGAELLVVASPTYKATYTGLLKVFLDLLPGGALSGVTALPLLVMGSPAHTLAVEVHLRPLLVELGAHVPSPGLAVLQDTVPRDGASGPDLDAVLAPWAERVAPQIRSPRRSRAAV
- a CDS encoding winged helix-turn-helix domain-containing protein — its product is MTTSDTHRPVLRADAVPSRHDEERLLGVIPLEDLRRVMVVVGHVVEASTVGGVPADGGSADDSLVIDRASWRVWVRGVPVSLSYQEFRLLAHLVAAPGRVFTRQELLDQVWSPGSPTTARSVDVHVHRIRRKLGDLGDRLVTVRRVGYVYRPR
- a CDS encoding ABC transporter substrate-binding protein, which gives rise to MTTTAPAKPAVDKIWYTRCPVPTASGLAHNLGWLSDAFAARGLQVGVLQEAPPEIARHHFDHRLLGLFREGGNVPALVARSEGAPTRLIGLTWIDEGQAVLTRPDTGIASPADLAGRRIAVPAWADTRAKSFPRAMALHGFRGALALAGLTLDDVEHVEVPPTLSGRPEPDSPAPTWPGLAELAAGTVDAVYVKGARAAEEAAAIGATVAVDLDAVPDRRHRVNNGTPRPITVHERILDERPELVTDFLVQTLRAADWAATDPDGVRRILAAETHSGAEGVARAYADGFHTGLHPDLSDERLDLLAAQEDFLHRHGFLAERVDVRAWAAHEPLAAAREALARATP
- a CDS encoding ABC transporter permease; amino-acid sequence: MTVPSRPLLHDPPGSADAADRAPAASALERPAPLRGRRRHPAVSPILRASVPVLLVALWWWGTDAGLVDPRVLSSPPDVVDALRELVATGQLAEFLAASFRRAALGVALGVGAGLVLGVAAGLSALAEELVDPSMQIVRAVPFLALVPLFISWFGVDEAFKVVLIAVAAVAPMYAYTYLGVRSVDRRVVEAARGFGLRGPRLAVGVIIPGALPSILMALRICMTVSLTGLIAAEQIGTTAGIGYLVTLAQQYYRTDYMVLCIALYAVLGLLIDLVIRVLERVLMPWRGHVAAR